A region of the Sphingomonas sp. S2-65 genome:
CGTCGCGCAACCGGTCGCGCTGGCGGATGCTGACGATCAGCTGGATGATCTGGCAGGCGACACCGAGGATCATCACGCCGACACCCGCCACCGAGACCCAGAGCCAGGGCACCCATTCGTCGACTTCGACATGCTGGAGCCGGCGAGTCATGCCGTCCAGGCCGAGGATGTAGAGGCAGCCGAACACGATCACGAAGCCGGTGATCGAGGACCAAAAGGCAGCCTTGCCCCAGCCTTCGTGCAGGCGGAAGCCGAATGCCTTTGGAAACCAGTAGGTGATGCCGGCGAAGACGCCGAACACCACGCCGCCGATGATGACGTTGTGGAAATGCGCCACGAGGAACATCGAATTGTGGAGCATGAAATCGGCCGGGGGCACCGCCAGCAGCACGCCGGTCATGCCGCCGACCACGAAGGTGACCATGAAGCCGAGCGCCCACAGCATCGGCGTGTCGAAGCGGACGCGGCCGCCGTACATGGTGAACAGCCAGTTGTAGATCTTCACGCCGGTGCCGACCGCGATGATCGACGTGGCGATGCCGAAGGCGGCGTTGACGTCGGCCCCTGCCCCCATGGTGAAGAAATGGTGGAGCCAGACAGTGAAGCTCACCACGCAGATGAACAGGGTGGCCGCGACCATCGAGCGATAGCCGAACAGCGGCTTGGACGAGAAGGTCGAGAACACTTCGGAAAAGATGCCGAAGGCCGGCAGGATGAGGATGTAGACCTCCGGATGGCCCCAGGCCCAGATGAGGTTGACGAACATCATCTGGTTGCCGCCGGCATCGTTGGTGAAGAAGTGGAAGCCGAGATAGCGGTCGAGCGTCAGCATCGCGAGGGTGGCGGTGAGGATCGGAAACGCCGCGACGATCAGCATGTTCGACGCAAGGCTGGTCCAGCAGAACATCGGCATGCGCAAATAGCTCATGCCAGGTGCACGCATCTTGAGGATGGTGGTGACCAGATTGACGCCGGCGGTGAGCGTGCCGACCCCCGAGATCTGAATCGCCCACAGATAATAGTCGACGCCCACCCCGGGCGAATAGGTGCCTTCGCTGAGCGGCGGATAGGGCAGCCAGCCGGCGCGCGAGAACTCGCCGACCACCAGGCTGAGATTGACCAGCAGCGCGCCCGAGGCGGTCAGCCAGAAGCCGGTCGAGTTGAGCGTGGGAAAGGCAACGTCGCGCACGCCGAGCTGGAGCGGGATCACGAAGTTCATGATGCCGATCACCAGCGGCATCGCGCCGAAGAAGATCATGATCGTGCCGTGGGCCGAGAAGATCTGGTCGTAATGCTCGGGCGGGAGATAGCCGGGACCGTGCACCGCCACGGCCTGGTGCGTGCGCATCATGATCGCGTCGGCGAAGCCGCGGATCAACATGACGACGCCGAGCAGGCAATACATGATGCCGATCCGCTTGTGGTCGACGCTGGTGATCCATTCGGTCCAGAGATACGGCCACCAACCCTTCACCGTGACCCAGGCGAGGACGCCCCCTGCCGCCAGCATGACGGCGAGCCCCGCCAGGATCGGGATCGGCTCGCTGAAAGGGATCGCCGACCAGTCGAGCTTACCAAGCATGTTCTACTGTCCCTGGCGAAATGTTGTTGCCGCCGCCACGGCCCTGCGATGGTCCGGGCGCGGGCTTGAGCCGGTGGCTCAGGATCGCGTCGAAGAAACCGGGGGCGACCGCGCCATAGCTATAGGGCTTCACGCCCTGGCTCTGCTGGGCGAGCAGGCGATACGCTTGCGCGTCGAGCGACGGGCCCTTGCCGCGCAGCCCGGTGGCCCAGGCGTTGAACTGCGCGACCGGTACCGCGTGCGTCCGGAAGTTCATGTCGGGGAAGCCGTCGCCGCTGAAATGGGCGGACTGGCCGTGGAAGGTTCCAGGCTTGTCGGCGCGCAGGTTGAGTTCGGTGCGCATGCCGTTCATCGCGTAGATCATGCTGCCGAGTTTGGGCACGAAGAACGCGTTCATCACGCTGGCCGAGGTGATCGAGAAATGCACCGGCACGCCGGCCGGCACGACCAGCTGATTGACCGTGGCGACGCCCTGGTTCGGGTAGATGAACAGCCATTTCCAATCGAACGAGACGACCTGCACTTCGAGCGCGGGGGTGGCCGAGGCGATCGGCTTGCGGGGATCGAGCTGGTGGCTGCCGACCCAGATCACGCCGCCGAGGAACAGGATCACCAGAATCGGGATCGACCAGACCAGCAGCTCGATCCGCCCCGAATAGACGAAGTCCGGGCGGCGCTTCGCGTGCACGTTGCCGGCGCGGAACCACCAGGCGAAACCAAGCGTGGCAAGGATGGTCGGGATGACGATCGCCAGCATGATCGCCAGCGCGTTGAACAGGATGGTGCGGTTGGCGTCGCCGATCGGCCCGGCAGGCGCGAGGATGGTCGCGTCGCTGCACGCCGACAGCGTGGCACCGGTGAGCAGCAGGGACAGGGCACCGAGCCGCCGCAGGGCACCTTCCCGCTTCATCCGCAC
Encoded here:
- the cyoA gene encoding ubiquinol oxidase subunit II, with the protein product MKREGALRRLGALSLLLTGATLSACSDATILAPAGPIGDANRTILFNALAIMLAIVIPTILATLGFAWWFRAGNVHAKRRPDFVYSGRIELLVWSIPILVILFLGGVIWVGSHQLDPRKPIASATPALEVQVVSFDWKWLFIYPNQGVATVNQLVVPAGVPVHFSITSASVMNAFFVPKLGSMIYAMNGMRTELNLRADKPGTFHGQSAHFSGDGFPDMNFRTHAVPVAQFNAWATGLRGKGPSLDAQAYRLLAQQSQGVKPYSYGAVAPGFFDAILSHRLKPAPGPSQGRGGGNNISPGTVEHAW
- the cyoB gene encoding cytochrome o ubiquinol oxidase subunit I — protein: MLGKLDWSAIPFSEPIPILAGLAVMLAAGGVLAWVTVKGWWPYLWTEWITSVDHKRIGIMYCLLGVVMLIRGFADAIMMRTHQAVAVHGPGYLPPEHYDQIFSAHGTIMIFFGAMPLVIGIMNFVIPLQLGVRDVAFPTLNSTGFWLTASGALLVNLSLVVGEFSRAGWLPYPPLSEGTYSPGVGVDYYLWAIQISGVGTLTAGVNLVTTILKMRAPGMSYLRMPMFCWTSLASNMLIVAAFPILTATLAMLTLDRYLGFHFFTNDAGGNQMMFVNLIWAWGHPEVYILILPAFGIFSEVFSTFSSKPLFGYRSMVAATLFICVVSFTVWLHHFFTMGAGADVNAAFGIATSIIAVGTGVKIYNWLFTMYGGRVRFDTPMLWALGFMVTFVVGGMTGVLLAVPPADFMLHNSMFLVAHFHNVIIGGVVFGVFAGITYWFPKAFGFRLHEGWGKAAFWSSITGFVIVFGCLYILGLDGMTRRLQHVEVDEWVPWLWVSVAGVGVMILGVACQIIQLIVSIRQRDRLRDETGDPWDGRSLEWSTLSPPPHFNFAVLPDVHGEEAYWSTKQRAIERERLGDEPEYKPIHMPRNSPTGFITAFFTTAIGFALIWHIWWLAIVGFIGAYATFVAFAWRDQEEYEVPVEDLRKAEHARRAARQAWLAQGAGA